GATCGAGCGGCGCTTCCTGGTGCGCGTGGCCGAATCGCTCTGGTTCCAGCTCGGTACGGGCCACCATCTGCGGCAGGGCTACGTCCGGAATGGCGAGCCCTCGGTCCGCATTCGGTTCGGGGAGCCGCGCGGCCCGGTCCTCACCTGCAAGAGTGGAGAGGGCATCCGTCGCAGCGAGGTCGAAGCCGTCATCCCGGAAGACGTCGCCCAAGCGCTCTTCCTGGCGGCGGAAGAACGCACGATCGAGAAAATGCGCTGGAAGCTGGGTCCTTGGGAGCTCGATCGCTTCTTCGGGCCACTGGAGGGACTCTCGCTCCTGGAGATCGAACTGAAGGCGGAGGACGACGCCATCCCCGAGTCGCCCGAAGGAGTACAGATTCTTCGTGAGGTCACCGATGACAAACGGTTTGTCAATGGCTATTTAGCTCGTCTGAAGACGAAGAAGCAGCGCAGCTTCGTGAAGAAGGCATACAAGGAGGTGAAGGGATGGAAAGGGCTAAACGACTAGCGTTGTTCGTTGGAGTCTTGGTCGTCGCGGGGTGCACCATGATCGGCTCGCCCTCGCTCGAGAATCCGCCGCCGCCAGAGGACTTCCCGGATGGGGTCCCGTACGACGAGCCCGCCAGCCGGGGCGGAAACATGGCGGAGTACGAGCAGAGTGGGCACACCTATCGGATACT
The genomic region above belongs to Gemmatimonadota bacterium and contains:
- a CDS encoding adenylate cyclase encodes the protein MGWEIERRFLVRVAESLWFQLGTGHHLRQGYVRNGEPSVRIRFGEPRGPVLTCKSGEGIRRSEVEAVIPEDVAQALFLAAEERTIEKMRWKLGPWELDRFFGPLEGLSLLEIELKAEDDAIPESPEGVQILREVTDDKRFVNGYLARLKTKKQRSFVKKAYKEVKGWKGLND
- a CDS encoding septal ring lytic transglycosylase RlpA family lipoprotein; this encodes MERAKRLALFVGVLVVAGCTMIGSPSLENPPPPEDFPDGVPYDEPASRGGNMAEYEQSGHTYRIL